Proteins encoded by one window of Halobaculum halobium:
- a CDS encoding aldehyde ferredoxin oxidoreductase C-terminal domain-containing protein, producing MLTAKGPLLTVDVTERAVEETDISETLSEFIGGRAAATALAHDRIPADADPFGAENRAYLSTGPLQLSRMSFTGRMNMTGLSPLTDGLASTNAGGYLSRNFADTGYSVVELVGASDEPLAVHVRDDGVSFEEVPELAGAEVSAVSEYVADEHDLGAEHCIAIGPAGEALVRFASVMTFDSRAFGRGGLGAVLGSKNVKCVTFAGDGSARPDIEVSDPPAMDVHREAATSDDRMKRQGTTGGTEFINDNFALPTRYFDEYEFESAAGIGGNAVEEKKYKKGACSQCAYACKLPTRDEERGVETEGPEFETVYAFGSCQGVGDIVDVMEANELCDELGMDTISAGVTVAAYLKSRDEFGNAELAREVLREIATRETDRGDLLAEGVHRAHEELGVGDYTVKGMEFAAHDGRVLHGQGLSYAVSNRGADHMYAGMLGLEYSGELDPEGTLGKAERLVHEENRNVIRDSGIVCAFAGDYVTDDRLAALLETDYERLLEIGARVVARERHFNNRRGIAAAADGLPYADEVPDLDAAIAEYYDARGWNADGTVPDESLDSPATTAVGAGVVADD from the coding sequence ATGCTCACAGCGAAGGGACCGCTGCTGACGGTCGACGTGACCGAGCGCGCCGTCGAAGAGACGGACATCTCGGAGACGCTCTCGGAGTTTATCGGGGGCCGTGCCGCCGCGACGGCGCTGGCACACGACCGCATCCCCGCGGACGCTGACCCGTTCGGCGCCGAGAATCGAGCGTATCTCTCGACGGGGCCGCTCCAACTGAGCCGGATGAGCTTCACCGGTCGGATGAACATGACCGGGCTGTCGCCGCTGACGGACGGGCTCGCGTCGACGAACGCAGGCGGGTACCTCTCGCGGAACTTCGCGGACACCGGCTACTCCGTCGTCGAGCTCGTCGGCGCCAGCGACGAGCCCCTGGCCGTCCACGTCAGGGACGACGGCGTCTCCTTCGAGGAGGTGCCGGAGTTGGCGGGCGCCGAAGTCTCCGCGGTGTCGGAGTACGTGGCCGACGAGCACGACCTCGGGGCCGAACACTGCATCGCGATCGGCCCCGCCGGCGAAGCCCTCGTCCGGTTCGCCTCGGTGATGACGTTCGACTCCCGGGCGTTCGGTCGCGGCGGCCTCGGCGCCGTGCTGGGGAGCAAGAACGTGAAGTGCGTCACCTTCGCCGGCGACGGCAGCGCGAGGCCGGACATCGAGGTGTCGGACCCGCCCGCGATGGACGTTCACCGGGAGGCAGCGACCTCCGACGACCGGATGAAACGTCAGGGAACGACCGGCGGGACGGAGTTCATCAACGACAACTTCGCGCTCCCGACGCGCTACTTCGACGAGTACGAATTCGAGTCAGCGGCGGGTATCGGTGGGAACGCCGTCGAGGAGAAGAAGTACAAGAAGGGCGCCTGCTCGCAGTGCGCGTACGCGTGCAAGCTCCCGACCCGCGACGAGGAGCGCGGCGTCGAGACGGAGGGGCCGGAGTTCGAGACCGTCTACGCGTTCGGCTCGTGTCAGGGCGTCGGTGACATCGTCGACGTGATGGAGGCGAACGAACTGTGCGACGAACTCGGGATGGACACCATCTCCGCGGGCGTCACCGTCGCCGCGTACCTCAAGAGCCGGGACGAGTTCGGGAACGCCGAGTTGGCGCGGGAGGTGCTGCGGGAGATCGCGACCCGCGAGACCGACCGCGGGGACCTGCTCGCGGAGGGCGTCCACCGCGCCCACGAGGAACTGGGCGTTGGCGATTACACGGTGAAGGGGATGGAGTTCGCCGCCCACGACGGTCGCGTGCTTCACGGACAGGGGCTCAGCTACGCCGTCTCGAACCGCGGCGCCGACCACATGTACGCGGGGATGCTCGGCTTGGAGTACTCCGGCGAACTCGACCCGGAGGGGACCCTCGGGAAGGCAGAGCGGCTCGTTCACGAGGAGAACCGCAACGTCATCCGCGACTCGGGGATCGTCTGCGCGTTCGCCGGCGACTACGTCACCGACGACCGCCTCGCGGCGCTGCTGGAGACCGACTACGAGCGCTTGCTGGAGATCGGCGCCCGCGTGGTCGCCCGCGAACGCCACTTCAATAACAGGCGCGGCATCGCCGCCGCCGCAGACGGGCTCCCGTACGCCGACGAGGTGCCCGACCTCGACGCCGCGATCGCGGAGTACTACGACGCCCGCGGGTGGAACGCCGACGGGACCGTCCCCGACGAGAGCCTAGACTCCCCCGCGACGACGGCGGTCGGGGCCGGAGTCGTCGCCGACGACTGA
- a CDS encoding MoaD/ThiS family protein: MEVECRLFGPFREDAGVERAVHETDADSVGDLLWELERAYPSLSGRLVDEHGETVAGSTVVTKAKKDVRHLDGLHTPLDDGDVIRLVPSVYGGENR, encoded by the coding sequence ATCGAAGTCGAGTGTCGGCTGTTCGGTCCCTTCCGCGAGGACGCCGGCGTCGAACGCGCCGTCCACGAGACGGACGCCGACAGTGTCGGCGACCTCCTTTGGGAACTGGAGCGAGCGTACCCGTCGCTCTCCGGCCGGCTGGTCGACGAACACGGCGAAACTGTCGCCGGATCGACGGTCGTGACGAAAGCCAAAAAGGACGTGCGCCACCTCGACGGACTACACACGCCGCTTGACGACGGCGACGTGATCCGGCTGGTTCCGTCGGTGTACGGCGGGGAGAATCGCTGA
- a CDS encoding TATA-box-binding protein codes for MTDPAESIEIQNVVASTGIGQELDLEALAEDLPGADFNPDNFPGLVYRTQEPKAAALIFRSGKIVCTGAKSIDDVHEALGIIFEKLRGLKIPVEDDPDITVQNIVSSADLGHQLNLNALAIGLGLEDVEYEPEQFPGLVYRMDEPDVVILLFGSGKIVITGGKRTDDAEGAVEEIVDRIEALGLLG; via the coding sequence ATGACGGACCCGGCAGAATCCATCGAGATTCAAAACGTTGTAGCATCGACGGGGATCGGGCAGGAGCTCGATCTCGAAGCCCTGGCCGAGGACCTCCCGGGCGCGGACTTCAACCCGGACAACTTCCCCGGCCTGGTGTACCGGACGCAGGAGCCGAAGGCGGCGGCCCTCATCTTCCGCTCGGGGAAGATCGTCTGTACGGGCGCCAAGAGTATCGACGACGTGCACGAAGCGCTCGGGATCATCTTCGAGAAGCTCCGCGGGCTGAAGATTCCCGTGGAGGACGACCCGGACATCACCGTTCAAAACATCGTCTCGTCGGCCGACCTGGGCCACCAGCTCAACCTCAACGCCCTCGCGATCGGCCTGGGGCTGGAGGACGTCGAGTACGAGCCCGAGCAGTTCCCCGGTCTCGTCTATCGGATGGACGAACCGGACGTGGTGATCCTCCTGTTCGGTTCGGGGAAGATCGTCATCACCGGCGGCAAGCGCACGGACGACGCGGAGGGCGCAGTCGAGGAGATCGTCGACCGTATCGAGGCGCTCGGCCTCCTCGGATAA
- a CDS encoding DEAD/DEAH box helicase family protein: protein MMTDDGDESPDGGPDATDADGADGADGASDVGATAGEEPDGRAASATPPGLTIDRFYDAVEAAQRPVLTASQVARETGRTQAEAQRALDDLTEDGSVERVDVESDPVVYYPSSWGDLAERERVVLFPTRRQIVVDQPTQYTRAMLADFAHLVDSTGTDPGTRGYLYEIRQEDIWAAPFEEFSQLLARMRSVLPRRSPHLEEWVESQWKRARQFRLRTHEDGYVILEADREELMGNVARQKLDASALQADLSDTESWVNEREIGHVKRVLYEAGYPVIDRRDLESGEPLDVGLRADLRAYQRDWVDRFTDQRAGVFVAPPGSGKTVAALGVMEAVGGETLILVPSRELAGQWRAELLEHTSLDDGDIGEYHGGQKTIAPVTIATYQTAGMDRHRSLFDSREWGLIVYDECHHIPSPVYRRSADLQSKHRLGLSATPVRESDDEEEIFTLIGPPIGTDWDGLFDAGYVAEPEVEIRYVPWRDDEAENEWANADGRARHMAAARNPAKAGEVRRLRDQHGDAKALVFVDYLDQGEALAAELGVPFVSGETRHHVRQRLFEEFRQGERQTLVVSRIADEGIDLPNAGLAIVASGLGGSRRQGAQRAGRTMRPTGSALVYVLATRGTSEEDFAQRQMNHLAEKGIRVHERTVE from the coding sequence CTGATGACAGACGACGGCGATGAGTCGCCCGACGGCGGTCCGGACGCCACCGATGCTGACGGCGCCGACGGCGCCGACGGCGCTTCGGACGTCGGGGCGACCGCAGGCGAGGAGCCCGACGGCCGCGCGGCCTCCGCCACCCCTCCGGGACTCACGATCGATCGCTTCTACGACGCCGTCGAGGCGGCGCAGCGTCCGGTACTCACCGCCTCACAGGTCGCACGCGAGACCGGGCGCACGCAGGCCGAGGCGCAACGCGCGCTCGACGATCTCACCGAGGACGGGTCGGTCGAACGCGTCGACGTGGAATCGGACCCGGTGGTGTACTACCCCAGTTCCTGGGGCGACCTCGCCGAGCGCGAGCGGGTCGTGCTGTTCCCCACCCGCCGGCAGATCGTGGTCGACCAGCCGACGCAGTACACGCGGGCGATGCTCGCCGACTTCGCGCACCTGGTCGACTCCACCGGCACCGATCCCGGGACCCGCGGCTATCTCTACGAGATCCGCCAAGAGGACATCTGGGCGGCGCCGTTCGAGGAGTTCTCACAGTTGCTCGCGCGGATGCGGTCGGTCCTCCCTCGACGCTCGCCGCACCTGGAGGAGTGGGTCGAGAGCCAGTGGAAGCGCGCCCGGCAGTTCCGCCTGCGTACCCACGAGGACGGCTACGTGATCCTCGAGGCCGACCGAGAGGAGCTGATGGGCAACGTCGCCCGCCAGAAGCTCGACGCGTCGGCTCTACAGGCGGATCTCTCTGACACCGAGTCGTGGGTGAACGAGCGCGAGATCGGCCACGTCAAACGCGTCCTCTACGAGGCCGGCTACCCCGTGATCGACCGGCGCGACCTGGAGTCGGGCGAGCCGCTGGACGTCGGACTCCGGGCCGACCTCCGAGCGTACCAACGGGACTGGGTCGACCGCTTCACCGACCAGCGGGCCGGCGTGTTCGTCGCGCCCCCGGGCTCCGGCAAGACCGTCGCCGCGCTCGGGGTGATGGAAGCGGTCGGCGGAGAGACGCTGATCCTCGTCCCCTCTCGGGAACTCGCCGGGCAGTGGCGCGCCGAGCTACTCGAGCACACCAGCCTCGACGACGGCGACATCGGCGAGTACCACGGGGGGCAAAAGACGATCGCGCCGGTCACGATCGCCACCTACCAGACCGCCGGGATGGACCGCCATCGGTCGCTGTTCGACTCGCGCGAGTGGGGGCTGATCGTGTACGACGAATGTCACCACATCCCCAGCCCGGTGTACCGGCGCTCGGCCGACCTCCAGAGCAAACACCGGCTCGGACTGTCGGCGACGCCGGTGCGGGAGAGCGACGACGAGGAGGAGATATTCACCCTCATCGGCCCGCCGATCGGCACCGACTGGGACGGGCTCTTCGACGCGGGCTACGTGGCGGAGCCGGAGGTGGAGATCCGGTACGTGCCGTGGCGCGACGACGAGGCGGAAAACGAGTGGGCGAACGCCGACGGTCGCGCGCGCCACATGGCGGCCGCGCGCAACCCGGCGAAGGCGGGTGAAGTCCGCCGCCTCCGCGACCAACACGGCGACGCGAAAGCGCTCGTGTTCGTCGACTATCTCGATCAGGGCGAGGCGCTCGCGGCCGAACTCGGCGTCCCGTTCGTCTCTGGCGAGACCCGACATCACGTGCGCCAACGGCTGTTCGAGGAGTTCCGACAGGGCGAGCGCCAGACGCTCGTCGTCTCGCGCATCGCAGACGAGGGGATCGACCTACCGAACGCCGGGCTCGCGATCGTCGCCTCCGGACTCGGCGGGAGTCGTCGCCAGGGCGCCCAGCGCGCCGGGCGGACGATGCGACCGACCGGCTCGGCGCTCGTGTACGTTCTCGCGACCCGCGGGACCAGCGAGGAGGACTTCGCCCAGCGCCAGATGAACCACCTCGCGGAGAAGGGGATCCGCGTCCACGAGCGAACCGTCGAGTAG
- a CDS encoding cupin domain-containing protein has translation MKRIGFDDPSTTLVRLGDRLGTEHVAVNRYRIPPGGRLPSGLHAHTDQEEVFVVVAGAARFETLDGDVHVDTGEATRFAPGEYQRGENAGDSDLVVLAIGAPRDSDDVRVPATCPECGSVGLRLDTDGDLTFECPECGAAHVPTPCPDCESDGLGFATDDRNEPVVECDDCGARFADAPLDE, from the coding sequence ATGAAGCGGATCGGCTTTGACGACCCGTCCACGACGCTAGTCCGTCTCGGCGACAGGCTCGGAACCGAACACGTCGCAGTCAATCGATATCGGATCCCGCCGGGCGGGCGACTCCCGAGCGGCCTCCACGCGCACACCGATCAGGAGGAGGTGTTCGTGGTGGTGGCCGGCGCCGCGCGGTTCGAGACGCTCGACGGCGACGTTCACGTCGACACTGGCGAGGCCACTCGGTTCGCCCCCGGGGAGTATCAGCGGGGAGAAAACGCCGGCGACAGTGATCTCGTCGTCCTCGCGATCGGGGCACCCCGCGACAGCGACGACGTTCGCGTCCCGGCGACCTGCCCCGAGTGTGGATCCGTCGGCCTCCGGCTCGACACCGACGGTGATCTCACGTTCGAGTGTCCCGAATGCGGCGCCGCGCACGTCCCCACACCGTGCCCAGACTGCGAGAGCGACGGACTGGGATTCGCGACAGACGACCGAAACGAACCGGTCGTCGAGTGCGACGACTGCGGCGCACGCTTCGCCGACGCGCCGCTCGACGAGTAG
- a CDS encoding DUF4097 family beta strand repeat-containing protein — translation MSGHLTRRRVLAGGATALLASIAGCSGATPFVGKRSERDETIAVDGAERLVARTDLGDVTLRAEERDDIDVRITKQASSVTADLSDLAFRVERSGGDLVLRSEFTGDTEFLGGRPSMSIDVTLPRSLPVSSVRSSVGDVSVDGVDGDVDAETDTGDVRLRDVAGSVRAAASTGDVTVAGPDAIRGARTQTGDVAADVPDIDGDVRIESRTGDVAVAVGEDVDADLRVATNTGDVSVTGVSLSDATRTGDSVTGTLGDGGPALAVETRTGDATVSPLS, via the coding sequence GTGAGCGGACACCTCACGCGTCGCCGCGTCCTCGCGGGCGGCGCAACGGCCCTCCTTGCATCGATCGCCGGCTGCAGCGGCGCGACGCCGTTCGTCGGCAAGCGAAGCGAGCGCGACGAAACGATCGCCGTCGACGGCGCGGAGCGGCTCGTCGCCCGAACCGATCTGGGTGACGTGACCCTCCGCGCCGAGGAGCGCGACGACATCGACGTACGGATCACGAAACAGGCCAGCAGCGTCACGGCCGACCTCTCGGATCTCGCCTTCCGGGTCGAGCGGTCGGGGGGAGACCTCGTCCTCCGCTCGGAGTTCACCGGGGACACGGAGTTCCTCGGCGGTCGCCCGTCGATGTCGATCGACGTGACGCTGCCGCGTTCCCTGCCGGTGTCGTCCGTCCGGAGTTCGGTCGGCGACGTCTCCGTCGACGGCGTCGACGGCGACGTGGACGCCGAGACGGACACCGGCGACGTCCGGCTCCGCGACGTTGCCGGGTCGGTCAGGGCGGCGGCGTCAACCGGCGACGTGACGGTGGCCGGCCCGGACGCGATCCGAGGCGCCCGGACGCAGACCGGCGACGTGGCCGCCGACGTTCCCGACATCGACGGCGACGTTCGGATCGAGTCGCGAACCGGCGACGTCGCGGTCGCGGTCGGCGAGGACGTCGACGCCGACCTGCGGGTCGCCACGAACACCGGCGACGTGTCGGTCACCGGCGTGTCGCTGTCGGACGCGACCCGAACCGGCGACTCGGTGACCGGAACGCTCGGCGACGGCGGCCCCGCCCTCGCGGTCGAGACCCGCACCGGCGACGCGACGGTCTCCCCGCTGAGCTGA
- a CDS encoding sensor domain-containing protein, translating to MTTNYRDALASFAGAPLDPRTYRSLLYLALAVPLGFGYLIAFSVAGSLSLGLSVTILAPVAVLGTLLLAVAVVWADAKLTAGLLGVEVSPWFPPRDLGVVEFCKRLAFARSTWTGLLYLCWRMVLAVIALVVLTTGLSLASGLLVAPLAYGEFLLVDYQLGVYRVNTLPRALGAAGVGALVGLLTLYAANLLGRVAAAVTSSLIDGEDAVDTEAGGGSGSVGTTRSDA from the coding sequence ATGACGACGAACTACCGGGATGCGCTGGCCTCGTTCGCCGGCGCACCCCTCGATCCCCGCACGTATCGAAGCCTCCTGTACCTCGCGCTGGCGGTCCCGCTCGGGTTCGGCTACCTGATCGCGTTCTCGGTGGCCGGATCGCTGTCGCTGGGACTGAGCGTCACGATCCTCGCCCCGGTGGCGGTGCTGGGAACGCTGCTGCTCGCGGTCGCGGTCGTCTGGGCGGACGCGAAGCTGACGGCCGGCCTGCTTGGCGTCGAGGTGTCGCCGTGGTTCCCACCCCGGGATCTCGGTGTCGTGGAGTTCTGCAAGCGGCTCGCGTTCGCCCGCTCGACGTGGACCGGCCTGCTGTACCTCTGCTGGCGGATGGTGTTGGCAGTGATCGCGCTCGTCGTGTTGACGACGGGCCTGTCGCTGGCGTCGGGACTCCTGGTCGCGCCGCTCGCCTACGGCGAGTTCCTGTTGGTCGACTACCAACTCGGGGTGTACCGCGTGAACACGCTGCCGCGAGCGCTCGGCGCCGCCGGCGTCGGCGCGCTCGTCGGTCTGCTCACGCTGTACGCCGCGAACCTCCTCGGGCGCGTCGCCGCGGCGGTCACGTCGTCGCTCATCGACGGCGAGGACGCCGTCGACACCGAGGCGGGCGGAGGTTCCGGTTCGGTCGGAACCACTCGGTCTGACGCCTGA
- a CDS encoding DUF7521 family protein, translating to MTAVDPGTLLFLTAAATALVGTIVAVTAYRGYRRHDSDMMRYLAVGIALVAVAPFPITYGIAPLVGFDDAMTLLAVLCANVAGLLALIYSLDGT from the coding sequence ATGACCGCCGTTGACCCGGGCACGCTGTTGTTCCTGACGGCCGCGGCGACGGCCCTCGTCGGCACCATCGTCGCCGTGACGGCATACCGAGGGTATCGCCGCCACGACAGCGACATGATGCGCTATCTCGCGGTCGGCATCGCGCTCGTGGCGGTCGCGCCGTTCCCCATCACCTACGGCATCGCGCCGCTGGTCGGGTTCGACGACGCGATGACGCTGCTCGCGGTGTTGTGTGCGAACGTCGCCGGCCTGCTGGCGCTGATCTACTCGCTGGACGGCACCTGA
- a CDS encoding helix-turn-helix domain-containing protein, with protein MAGDDGDGIVDLLGDDYARTILRETYGDTKSVESLSEACDADSSTVYRRVQRLHDAGLLEDEQQLDPEGHHYKTYRARVRAVHLELSDDGFEVTVDRSESDAADRFTRLYEGFK; from the coding sequence ATGGCCGGGGACGACGGGGACGGGATCGTCGACCTCCTCGGCGACGACTACGCCCGGACCATCCTCCGGGAGACGTACGGCGACACGAAGTCCGTCGAGTCGCTCTCGGAGGCCTGTGATGCCGACTCCTCGACCGTCTACCGCCGGGTCCAACGCCTTCACGACGCCGGCCTGCTCGAGGACGAACAGCAACTCGATCCGGAGGGCCACCACTACAAGACGTATCGAGCCCGTGTCAGGGCAGTCCACCTCGAACTGTCCGACGACGGCTTCGAGGTGACCGTCGACCGATCCGAGTCCGACGCCGCGGACCGGTTCACGCGGCTGTACGAGGGGTTCAAATGA
- a CDS encoding sensor domain-containing protein, which yields MSSRASVGLGRGVASFLLSPFRRQTYRNLAYLALAVPLGFAYFLLVAVGVPLGIGLAFVVVGIPLLALLVSFALGLAGVERWLATALLGVEIDRSGPELPGDSRRERLVSLATDRSTWTALAYLPTKLVLGMASFTLITSTLTTGVSLLLVPLYYDQPGLYVGVVTDRPVEFHPALYLGWNRLLVGYEAVFRVDAWRVTTLGEAAAVALVGVFVLLLGLQLLNWLARLSGWYTRLMLDGTYDVAGAVRRAVGGRV from the coding sequence ATGTCCTCGCGAGCGAGCGTCGGCCTCGGACGTGGCGTCGCTTCGTTCCTCCTCTCTCCGTTTCGGCGCCAGACGTATCGCAACTTGGCGTACCTCGCGCTGGCGGTCCCGCTGGGGTTCGCGTACTTCCTGCTCGTCGCGGTCGGCGTCCCGCTGGGGATCGGGCTCGCGTTCGTGGTCGTCGGGATCCCGTTGCTCGCACTGCTTGTCTCGTTCGCCCTCGGCTTGGCGGGGGTGGAGCGGTGGCTTGCGACAGCGCTCCTCGGCGTGGAGATAGACCGCTCCGGCCCCGAACTCCCCGGGGACTCACGCCGCGAACGACTCGTCTCGCTCGCGACCGACCGGAGCACGTGGACGGCGCTGGCGTACCTCCCGACCAAACTGGTCCTCGGGATGGCGTCGTTCACCCTGATCACGAGCACGCTGACGACCGGCGTCAGTCTCCTGCTCGTCCCGCTGTACTACGATCAGCCGGGGCTGTACGTCGGCGTGGTGACCGATCGCCCGGTGGAGTTCCACCCCGCGCTGTACCTCGGCTGGAACCGCCTGCTCGTCGGCTACGAGGCGGTGTTCCGGGTCGACGCCTGGCGCGTCACGACCCTCGGTGAGGCGGCGGCGGTCGCGCTCGTCGGCGTGTTCGTCCTCCTGTTGGGTCTCCAATTGCTGAACTGGCTCGCGCGCCTGTCCGGCTGGTACACGCGACTGATGCTCGACGGGACGTACGACGTCGCGGGCGCGGTCCGACGGGCGGTCGGCGGACGCGTATGA
- a CDS encoding 2Fe-2S iron-sulfur cluster binding domain-containing protein: protein MALDDDETDGCPGRVPVRVRHGDGEVTLHVERGARLRDALLAADRDAGADLDLSPYATATERLNCGGRGLCATCGVRVIDGPEASHWHDSLAERFGYPRLSCQIVVSEPLTVELLTEKRVWGGRK, encoded by the coding sequence GTGGCACTCGACGACGACGAGACCGACGGTTGTCCGGGCCGTGTTCCGGTCCGGGTCCGTCACGGCGACGGCGAGGTGACGCTGCACGTCGAGCGCGGCGCGAGGCTCCGCGACGCGCTACTCGCCGCCGACCGTGACGCTGGCGCGGATCTGGATCTCTCCCCGTACGCGACGGCGACGGAGCGTCTCAACTGCGGCGGGCGCGGTCTCTGTGCCACCTGTGGCGTCCGCGTCATCGACGGCCCGGAGGCGTCACACTGGCACGACTCCCTCGCAGAACGGTTCGGCTACCCGCGGCTGTCGTGTCAGATCGTCGTCTCCGAGCCGCTGACGGTCGAACTCCTCACGGAGAAACGGGTGTGGGGCGGGCGCAAGTAG
- the queC gene encoding 7-cyano-7-deazaguanine synthase QueC: MDSATTAYEARERGYDLHFLHTSYGQNTESKERACAEALREELHVPTDRVLHIETDHLARIGVSSLTDASIEVEDADIDAEDDDVPSSYVPFRNANLLSMAVSYAEANDCQAVFVGAHSEDYSGYPDCRPEFFEAFERMVAVGTKPETDIEIVAPFVEDSKTDIAERGVELGVPYELTWSCYREEAPACGTCDACAFRLQAFQRLGIDDPIEYEERPDYTGGDDPASGR, encoded by the coding sequence ATGGACTCCGCGACGACTGCCTACGAGGCCCGCGAGCGCGGCTACGACCTCCACTTCCTCCATACGTCGTACGGACAGAACACCGAATCGAAGGAGCGCGCGTGTGCCGAGGCACTGCGCGAGGAGTTGCACGTACCGACCGACCGCGTCCTCCACATCGAGACGGACCACCTCGCGCGGATCGGCGTCTCCTCGCTCACCGATGCGTCGATCGAGGTCGAGGACGCCGATATCGACGCCGAAGACGACGACGTCCCCTCCTCGTACGTCCCGTTCCGCAACGCGAACCTGCTCTCGATGGCCGTCTCGTACGCCGAGGCGAACGACTGCCAGGCCGTCTTCGTCGGCGCTCACTCCGAGGACTACTCCGGCTATCCCGACTGTCGCCCGGAGTTCTTCGAGGCGTTCGAGCGGATGGTCGCTGTCGGCACGAAGCCGGAGACGGACATCGAGATCGTCGCCCCGTTCGTCGAGGACTCGAAGACCGACATCGCCGAACGGGGCGTCGAACTCGGCGTTCCCTACGAGCTGACGTGGAGCTGCTACCGGGAGGAGGCGCCCGCCTGCGGCACCTGCGACGCCTGCGCGTTCCGCCTGCAGGCGTTCCAGCGGCTCGGGATCGACGACCCCATCGAGTACGAGGAGCGCCCGGACTACACCGGAGGCGACGATCCAGCGAGCGGCCGCTGA
- a CDS encoding DMT family transporter, whose translation MTSLAAIDALEERVPPLVGLAVAVVAISTSAILVEFSGAPSLVKALYRVVFTTALLLPIAVARPGDRAAFGDLSGRDLLLATVSGIALAIHFASWFESLRWTSVAASVTLVQAQPLFVVAGAWALLDERVGRKTVVGIGVAIAGMAVMSVGDALLGAAPAVTGPDPLYGNALAVLGAATAAAYVLLGRSLRQRLPLLPYVVVVYATCALALLAATLARGHPLTGYGTDEWLLFLAMAAGPGVFGHTVINWALAHVESSVVSVSLLGEPVGSTILAAVLLAEYPSAVTLVGGAVVLAGVITTARAHQA comes from the coding sequence GTGACGAGTCTCGCCGCCATCGACGCGCTCGAGGAGCGCGTGCCGCCACTCGTCGGCCTCGCCGTCGCGGTCGTCGCCATCTCGACGAGCGCAATCCTCGTCGAGTTCAGCGGTGCCCCGAGCCTCGTAAAGGCGCTCTACCGCGTCGTGTTCACCACCGCGTTGCTCCTCCCGATCGCGGTGGCCCGACCGGGGGACCGCGCCGCATTCGGCGATCTGAGCGGTCGGGACCTCCTGCTTGCGACCGTGTCCGGGATCGCGCTCGCGATCCACTTCGCCTCGTGGTTCGAGAGCCTCCGCTGGACGAGCGTCGCCGCGAGCGTGACGCTCGTCCAGGCGCAGCCGCTGTTCGTCGTCGCCGGCGCGTGGGCGCTGCTCGACGAGCGCGTCGGTCGAAAGACGGTCGTTGGAATCGGCGTTGCGATCGCCGGCATGGCCGTGATGAGCGTCGGCGACGCGCTGCTGGGCGCCGCGCCCGCAGTCACCGGGCCGGATCCGCTGTACGGCAACGCGCTCGCGGTGCTCGGCGCCGCGACGGCGGCCGCGTACGTGCTGCTCGGGCGGTCGCTGCGTCAGCGGCTCCCGTTGCTCCCGTACGTGGTCGTCGTGTACGCGACGTGTGCGCTCGCACTGCTTGCGGCGACGCTGGCTCGCGGGCACCCGCTAACCGGCTACGGAACCGACGAGTGGCTGCTCTTTCTCGCGATGGCGGCCGGACCCGGGGTGTTCGGTCACACGGTGATCAACTGGGCGCTCGCGCACGTCGAGTCCAGCGTCGTCTCGGTCTCGTTGCTCGGCGAGCCGGTCGGCAGCACCATCCTCGCCGCCGTGCTCCTCGCCGAATACCCGTCGGCGGTGACGCTCGTCGGCGGCGCGGTGGTGCTCGCGGGCGTCATCACGACGGCGCGGGCCCACCAGGCGTAG
- a CDS encoding SRPBCC family protein translates to MATYRRRVRVSAPLEEVWAFHSDIGGLEALTPGFMNLSVERVTGPDGREDPDVLATGTEIEMSARPFGVGPRQSWVSRIDEREADLEAGRARFVDTMDGGPFPLWRHTHRFYERGGETVVDDEVRYEFPGGVLGETVSPLGWVGFEPMFRFRHRKTRELLE, encoded by the coding sequence ATGGCGACCTATCGACGACGCGTTCGTGTCTCGGCGCCGCTCGAGGAGGTATGGGCGTTTCACTCCGACATCGGCGGGCTCGAGGCGCTGACGCCCGGATTCATGAACCTCAGCGTCGAGCGCGTCACCGGGCCCGACGGCAGAGAGGACCCCGATGTGCTCGCGACTGGGACCGAGATCGAGATGAGCGCCCGCCCGTTCGGAGTCGGTCCCCGCCAGTCGTGGGTGTCGCGCATCGACGAGCGCGAGGCCGATCTCGAAGCCGGACGCGCGCGGTTCGTCGACACGATGGACGGCGGACCGTTCCCGCTGTGGCGACACACCCACCGCTTCTACGAGCGCGGGGGCGAGACCGTCGTCGACGACGAGGTCCGATACGAGTTCCCGGGCGGGGTGCTCGGCGAGACGGTGTCACCGCTGGGGTGGGTCGGGTTCGAGCCGATGTTCCGGTTCCGTCACCGAAAGACGCGCGAGTTACTGGAGTAG